GCTATCACAAACGGTTCCGCAACGGCTACGCCAATATTGAGCGCGTTGCTCACGGACAAGCGCCGCTGTGGATTATTCCAGAGATGCGCGATGTGTTTCCACAAGCTTGACACTCTTGCAGCCTTAGCAGGATAATCCCCTGTTGAAGGAGGGACGATTATGGCGCAGGCACAAATTTTTTCGGCGGATTCTCACACGATGGAACCGGCGAATCTGTGGACGCAACGCATTGATCAGAAATGGCGTGAGCGGGCTCCACGAGTGATCAACAACTATGAAGGCAAGAAAGGCAGTGTGTTTGTTGCCGAAGGGATGACGCCGTTTCCGGTTGGCGGTGGGTTTGCCGCTGGGAAAGATCCCAAGGATCTCGCGGCCAATTCGAGCGTGGGCTACGAAGAGGCACGGCCCAGTGGTTGGGACCCGGTCGAACGGGTCAAAGATCAAGACATCGATGGCGTCGAAGGGGAGGTGCTCTATACCACGCTGGGGATGTTTCTTTTTCATCTGCCAGATGTCGAGCTGCTGCGGGCGAGCTTTCGCGCGTACAATGATTGGGTAGCGGAGTTCTGCAGTTACTCACCGAAGCGACTGATCGGATTAGGCTTGATTGCCCTGCAGGATGTCGATGAGGCCGTGCGTGAATTGCAGCGTATTGCCAAGAAGGGACTGCGGGGCGCGATGATCAACGCCACTGCTCCGGGTGACGTGCCCTTCAGTGATCCCCACTTCGATTCGTTTTGGGCTGCGGCGCAAGACCTGAACATGCCGCTGAGCCTGCATATCCTCACCGGCAAGAAGAGCGTGACGATGGGCAAAGGCCGGGTGGCATCGACCGTGACGATCATCCACGAAATTCAAACCTCGCTGCTCGACTTTCTCTACAATGGCATTTTGGCGCGCTTTCCGCGCTTGAAACTGGTCTCGGCTGAGAACGACATCGGCTGGATTGCTCACTATTTGTATCGTTTGGATGAATGCTACCGTACTCTACGCTATGTCGATCCCACTCCGATCACCATGAAGCCAAGCGATTACTTCAAACGGCAGGTCTATGCGACATTTCAAGACGACCGTCCTGGGGTGATGACCTATGAGTTCTCTGGCGCAGATAACTTGATGTGGGCGTCAGACTTTCCCCATCGCGCTTCAACCTGGCCGCGCTCACGCGAAGTGATCTCGCAGAACTTTGTAGGAATTCCGCAGGAGGTGACGCGCAAGATCACTTATGACAACGTGCATCGGTTGTATGGGATATAAGGCGGATTGTCGGTGAGCACCCTCTAGTGTTCTTAGCGTCGTTCACCCTTCGACACGCACAGCCTGAACGGCCGCGTTAGACGCACCCCATGTCGCCCGTTCGCCCTGAGCCTGGCGAAGGGCCAACGGGCACGGGAAACGTACAAAGTGATGCACTGGCGCTGCTGCTCACTTATAGTTCGATCTCGACAAAGCGCTGATCGCGCTTACCA
Above is a genomic segment from Deltaproteobacteria bacterium containing:
- a CDS encoding amidohydrolase, which gives rise to MAQAQIFSADSHTMEPANLWTQRIDQKWRERAPRVINNYEGKKGSVFVAEGMTPFPVGGGFAAGKDPKDLAANSSVGYEEARPSGWDPVERVKDQDIDGVEGEVLYTTLGMFLFHLPDVELLRASFRAYNDWVAEFCSYSPKRLIGLGLIALQDVDEAVRELQRIAKKGLRGAMINATAPGDVPFSDPHFDSFWAAAQDLNMPLSLHILTGKKSVTMGKGRVASTVTIIHEIQTSLLDFLYNGILARFPRLKLVSAENDIGWIAHYLYRLDECYRTLRYVDPTPITMKPSDYFKRQVYATFQDDRPGVMTYEFSGADNLMWASDFPHRASTWPRSREVISQNFVGIPQEVTRKITYDNVHRLYGI